The following DNA comes from Leifsonia sp. 1010.
GACCAGTCACGATGAGGTGATCGCCGGGCTCGCGTCGATCGCCGTGCCGGTCGTCGCGCCCGGGCAACCGGTGGCGGCGCTCGCCGTCGTCTACGTCGCGAACGACGTGGACGCCGCCGCGATCGGCGCGCGCCTGCGCACCGCCGCCGCCGCCATCGAGTCCGACCTCCGCTGACCCCCTCCCACCCACCGTCGAGTCCGCAAACTTTGCACGCTCGCACCGCGTTTCGTGTGCAATTTGTGCGGACTCGACGGTGGGGGAACGCCGAGAGAGAGGGGTCAGGGGGCGACGAAGTCGCGGTGCTGGGCGGTCTGCGAGAGGGCGGAGAGCAGGGTGAAGCCCGAGAGGGAGTCCCAGCCGCCGGTCCAGGTGAGGTCGCGCGCGATCTCCCAGACGGTGCCATCGGGATGCGCCGCGACCTCACGGGAACGGCGCAGGTGGTGCTCTCGCAGGGCGGCCGTGCGTTCCGCCAGCTCGGTGAAGGGATGCTCGTGCCCGGGCAGGGCGAGCCCGTCCAGTTCGCCGACGCGGCCGAGGCCGGCGAGGTAGTCGGCGATCGGGTTCGCGGCGGTCGGGCCGCCGAGGCCGAGACCCGAGTTGACGGTCGGCAGCACGTGATCCCCGGCGAAGACGAGCCCGGCATCCTCGTCGTGGAGGCACAGATGGCCGGGAGTGTGCCCAGGCGTCCACAGCACGCGGACGCGACGGCCCGGGATGTCGAGAAGGTCCCCGTCGGCGAGCACGGCGTCCGGCGC
Coding sequences within:
- a CDS encoding MBL fold metallo-hydrolase, with product MDRFETIAEGVHAVRVPMPGGGLPYSLAYLIEDDDGRLHVIDPGSPTDDATRTLLDAVDVLGCTPRDIASIVTHLHADHAGGAAAVRAASGGALLMHAREAEAAATLARGVPAPDLDAWGVPADRRPELLAAVASPVAAGLPAPDAVLADGDLLDIPGRRVRVLWTPGHTPGHLCLHDEDAGLVFAGDHVLPTVNSGLGLGGPTAANPIADYLAGLGRVGELDGLALPGHEHPFTELAERTAALREHHLRRSREVAAHPDGTVWEIARDLTWTGGWDSLSGFTLLSALSQTAQHRDFVAP